A portion of the Lolium rigidum isolate FL_2022 chromosome 1, APGP_CSIRO_Lrig_0.1, whole genome shotgun sequence genome contains these proteins:
- the LOC124654431 gene encoding probable CCR4-associated factor 1 homolog 11, which produces MLSMFPPPPASFHGRVPPPQTTDHPVPMPAPHVPVLVHPVWAWSFHQEAARLRHFAEGARYVAVNVHYPGLVHHPGKDQDALTDEKQYPILKANVDALKPLQVGIAVCDRDGKSEAWEFNLRDFRRHSDPHDANSLAYLAGRGLDVDTFANHGVDAWSLGAMLLNYSGLIGPRRGLSWVTYTGAYHVAYLLKIVTGGCPLPNDLAGFMGAVRHFLGDQVYDVAGMAAECPKLPVGLERIAAHLGFHPPWNSPRLAAAAGVRALQVFRSLEDGELRGKVSRYRGVLQGLHH; this is translated from the coding sequence ATGTTATCGAtgtttccgccgccgccggcttctTTCCACGGCCGCGTGCCTCCGCCGCAGACCACGGACCACCCCGTCCCCATGCCGGCGCCACACGTCCCCGTCCTGGTGCACCCCGTGTGGGCCTGGAGCTTCCACCAAGAGGCGGCCAGGCTCCGCCACTTTGCCGAGGGCGCCCGGTACGTCGCCGTCAACGTGCACTACCCGGGCCTCGTCCACCATCCCGGCAAGGACCAAGACGCCCTCACCGACGAGAAGCAATACCCCATCCTCAAGGCCAACGTGGACGCCCTCAAGCCACTCCAGGTCGGGATCGCCGTCTGCGACCGCGACGGCAAGAGCGAAGCTTGGGAGTTCAATCTCCGGGACTTCCGCCGCCACTCTGATCCGCACGACGCGAACTCCCTAGCCTATCTAGCCGGCCGTGGCCTCGACGTGGACACGTTCGCGAACCACGGCGTCGACGCCTGGAGCCTCGGCGCCATGCTGCTGAATTACTCCGGCCTCATCGGGCCTCGGCGCGGCCTCTCCTGGGTCACCTACACCGGTGCCTACCACGTCGCCTACCTGCTCAAGATCGTCACCGGCGGCTGCCCGCTCCCGAACGACTTGGCCGGGTTCATGGGCGCGGTGCGGCACTTCCTTGGCGACCAGGTCTACGATGTCGCCGGGATGGCCGCCGAGTGCCCGAAGTTGCCCGTTGGGCTGGAGCGCATCGCCGCCCACCTCGGCTTCCATCCGCCCTGGAACAGCCCcaggctcgccgccgccgccggcgtacgCGCGCTCCAGGTGTTCAGGAGCTTGGAGGACGGAGAGCTCCGAGGCAAGGTCAGCAGATACAGAGGTGTGCTTCAAGGCCTACATCACTAG